Proteins encoded by one window of Nisaea sp.:
- a CDS encoding ATP-dependent zinc protease: MKRHKEVRLPVIGWREWVSLGELGIERIKTKIDTGARTSSLHAFNIRQFTDHGAPHVAFVVHPRQRYRLPVVECIAEVLDEREVMSSSGHKDVRYVISTDVSLAGFTWPIEITLADRDQLGFRMLLGRQAVRDRFLVDPGRSFVTGRKHVVG; the protein is encoded by the coding sequence ATGAAGCGGCATAAGGAAGTGCGCTTGCCGGTAATCGGCTGGCGTGAATGGGTGTCTCTTGGTGAGCTTGGGATCGAGCGGATCAAGACCAAAATCGATACCGGTGCTCGGACGTCCTCGTTGCACGCTTTCAACATCCGGCAATTCACCGACCATGGTGCGCCGCATGTTGCGTTTGTGGTGCACCCGCGGCAGCGCTATCGGCTGCCCGTGGTCGAGTGCATCGCGGAAGTGCTGGACGAGCGCGAGGTCATGAGTTCCAGCGGTCACAAGGACGTTCGCTACGTCATCTCGACCGATGTTTCTCTCGCTGGCTTCACATGGCCGATCGAAATCACCCTGGCTGATCGCGATCAGCTCGGGTTTCGAATGCTTTTGGGCCGTCAGGCCGTCAGGGACCGCTTTCTGGTCGATCCCGGACGTTCGTTTGTGACCGGACGAAAGCATGTAGTTGGTTAA